ATTGAGGCTTGGGAGCGCTTTAGTTTCTATGGACTCCAAGCAATTATGGTGTTCTATCTTTATGCGGCTAGCGCTACTTTAACTGATGACGCTACGCCACCAGCTGGTGGTTTTGGTTTAGGTTTTAGTGAACAGAATGCAACGGCATTAATTGGTGCCTATGGCGCAATGGTGTACTTATGCACTTTTATTGGTGGCTGGATTGGTGATCGTTTACTTGGTCCAGAGAAAACGCTGCTAGGTGGAGCGTTAATGGTCACTATTGGGCATTTAACAATGAGCCTTATTCCTTCGATCGGTGGCCTGGCAATTGCGTTATTACTCATTGCACTTGGTTCTGGAGCAGTAAAAACTGCTGCTATTACCGTATTGGGGTGGGCATATCAGGATAAGGCTGTTGCTCGTGATGCTGGTTTCCATCTTTTCTATAGTGGTATTCAAGTAGCCGCAATAGCTGGCCCACTATTAACTGGTTGGCTGGCGTTTCGTTATAACTACCATGTCGGTTTTGGCGCGGCGGCTGTGTTAATGCTGATTGGTCTAACACTGTATCTTGTTATGCATCCACGCATGTACGAGGGTTTATCGGATGATGCTGTGGTTGGAATTACTCAGCCAACCAATCAGGTTTCTTACCGGGTTGCTTTATGCTGGTTGGCAGTACTCCTTTTTAGTTTTACTCTACTTATTTATTTGCTGTGGCAAGAAGTTGTCTCTTTTGCTGGCTTGGCGACGCTCTTTTTTGCCGGCACTTTATGTGTGGCAGTCGGTCTTTATCTGACGATGTATCGTTCTAAGGCGACCAGCATCTCTGAGCGACGTACAATGGTTGCTTATATTCCGCTCTTTTTTGCTTCTTGTGGTTTTTGGACGGTTGCGCATCAGCTTTATGGCGTATTAGCTGTGTATTCGCAGCAGCGTGTTCAGCGGGTGATTAATGGATTTGAAATTCCAGCAGCATGGACATCGGCGCTTAACCCGATTTTCGTTATTGTCTTAGGCGTTCCGTTTGCATGTGTGCTCACGTATTTAGCGCGAAAAGGCGTTACCGTGCCTACGCTGACCATGATGCCATTAGGGGTTGTGATTGCTGGTTTGGGATGGTTGCTCTTTATTCCTTTTGCTGGTGGTCAGGCAAATTCCACTCCGTATTACATTTTGGTTCTTGTTATTGCGATAGGTTCAGCTGGCGAATTATTTATTGGCCCGATTGGGATGTCGGCAACGGTGGCACATGCGCCAGCGGCATTCAAGACTCGATTTTCCGCACTGTTTTTTCTTACCCTAGCTGTTGGGGCTTCTTTAGCAGGAGTTTTTTCGCAATTTTATAGTGCAGAACAGGAAGTACGCTATTTCCTTAGTGTTAGTGGCCTGGCAGTAGCCATGGGTTTAATGAGTTGGATTTTGTACCTTGCTTTGCGACGCCTTAAGTAGCGGATTGTAACAAATTGGATAATATTGCCAGGATCTTTATATTCTTAGCGATTTTTAAGTTTTTTGCCTGAAAAAAGGTTAGCATAGCTATATGATTTAAAGGTGGTGGTGAAAACACTTTGTGGAAGATTGAATAAACCCCGAAAACCTAATCAATTATCAAAAACCTATTATGAATAGTAAATGAAGAGTGTTACCTATCTATGGAATTTGACGGTTCTTTACTACTGATTAAATTCCCTTGCAGTGACCGACATGTTATTTCATTATCAAAAGTAATTGAATGTATGAAAACGTTAACGGTTACTGTAAATATAGGTAATACTAACATTTTCTCAAGGTAGGGACGATTTTTAGGCTTTTATCGGCGTTATTTTAGTTGGACACAATCAATAATAAAAATTTATTTATTATTGTCACCAAAAATAGCAAAGACTGTTTTGGCCAATCTTCTTAACAGATTGATAAAGCAAGTAGCTGCCAAAGCAGGCGGTAGGACGTGCTTATCAATTCTTACCCCCTCCTAAAGTGTGAGTAGTTCATACTTATAACCAGCACATTTCCCCTTTCGTGCTGAACTTTAGGAAATCCCTCATGTCAGTAAAGAAAGGATTACGATCCATGTACATCAAGACGTCGATCGGACGCCGTGTTGTATGCAGTGTGGGTGTAGCAGCTCTTTTAACTAGTGTTGCCGCTATCCCTGCAACCGCACAAGAGCCAGTTCCTGTTGCCGATAGTATTGTTGCACCTGCTGCGAGCAATAATGGTTTCGGAAATATTGATTCCAAGCGTAAGGGATCAATTACGATTCATAAACACGAGCACCAACAAGGTGATCAGGTTAAGCCGGGTAATCCAGAAACTGGTGAGTATCAGGGTGATCCGAAAGAAGGCATTTCCGGTGTTGAATTCACCTACTACAAACTTGGTCTTGATCTTAAAAAGGATAATAAAGATTGGGATAAGTTAGGCGAGTTTAATAAGTCTGTGCCTCAGGATGCTTGTACTCCTGATGGGTTGAAAAAACTTAAAGAAACATTCCCGTCTATGGATTCTCAAGGGAAGAAGGTTGTTACCGATCAAGAAGGTAAGGCAAAAGTTGATGATCTTGATCTAGATGGCTATCTTATTTGCGAAACCAATGCGCCGGCAAATGTTATTGATAAGGCTGCTCCATTTATTGTGACCCTTCCTTATCCTTACGCTTCGGACGGGCAAGAAGATTCGGATAAAACAACCAAGTGGATTTATGATGTCCACGTCTTCCCAAAGAATGCTAAGACGCGGCTAAATAAGACAGTCGAACAACAGCAGAATCATGGTTTTGGTATTGGTTCTGAGGTCCATTTCCCAGTTACGGCAGAGGTACCTCGTATTGCCGAGGGTAGAACGTTTAAGCATTTTTATTTGGTAGATCCGATGGATCCGCGCTTTAAGAAAGATTCACTTAAAGTTTCTTCCGTTACTCTTGATGGTAAACCTCTGGAAGAAGGGGATTATACCGTTACTGTTAAGGATCATATGGTGACGGTTTCCTTTACTCGCCAGGGTTTGGAAAAGTTGGCTAAGAGTGCAGGGAAGAAAGTTGTGGCTGTCTTTTCTGGTGAGCTTGAAAAGTTGGATGCAGAAAAGCGTGAATATGGTCGGATCCAGAACCGTGCATATATTTATACTGACACTCAACCAAAGCCAGATGACGATGTTCCGCCAGAGCCTCCTATCACGCCTCCAACTATCCCACCAACTGATCCACCAAACGAGGATGATATTCCACCAAACGTAACGCCAGAGGTAAAAACCTTCTGGGGTAACTTGGTAATTAAGAAGATTGATGCTGCTGATAAGAAAACGGGCTTGGCGGGAGCGAAGTTCAAAGTCTATGCAGCGAAGAATCCATATCCTAATAGCTCGGGTGAGTGCAGTAAAGAGTACGATCCTAAAGATGTTGTTAAAAAAGCTGGTAAAACTGGTGAAGATTTAGAAGTAACCACCAATGACCAGGGTACGGCTGAATTCCAGGGACTATTTGTTTCTGATGATCAAAATGATCCTAAATCTAAAGGTTTCCGCTGCTATGTTCTGGTAGAAACCGCTGCACCTGCTGGTTTTGTTACTCCACAAGGCGAGAATGCTGCACATGCAGTAGCAGTTGAAATTGGTAAGACTCCAGAAAACGAGTATGGTGCAACAATTTCAAACGTTAAGCGGGATGTTCCAGAAATCCCATTAACCGGTGGCCGAGGCGTTACCTTGATGCTACTTGCTGGTGGCATTTTAATGATTATCGCTATCGGTGCAGGTGTTGTAGTTGTTCGCCGCGCACGTGACTAGTAACTACAGATTCAGTATGAGACTGCATAGAAAACTATGTTGATCCGAACATGCTGTGAAAATATGTAGTCAAGCTCGGAAAGATAATGAGCAATGAAGCAGTGCCACGCCCGGTATATACGTGGTGCGTGGTACTGCTTGAAAAATAGTGATCTATTTTATAAAAATTACTTACCCGCTAGGGATGCTCAGAGCAGGGAAATGCCACGACTGTTTAGTGGTAGCTGTTTAAAAGTAGAATAATGCACCGACGATTTAATTATGAATACCTATAGCTACCTGCACATTAAAGATAGAATATATAGGTTTATTTATATATTTGTGTTGTTGTAATGCTGTGATTCCAGTTACTTGAGTGTCCTTGATTATGGAACTTTTGCTTCACTATTGTTGCTAAAACAGCGCCTTAATATTGCAAATTGGCATTGATATTGCTCATGAAGGGGCTAAAGCAAAATTTCCTTATTCGATTCTTATCTTTTTAGTTGGTATTCTAATTGTCGGTTTCCTTTTTTGGCGTGCTGG
This DNA window, taken from Corynebacterium kutscheri, encodes the following:
- a CDS encoding peptide MFS transporter, whose product is MKKETKNITAATATESAAATTVDVVEETITADRSTTATSARTPWQYPRATWSVVSIEAWERFSFYGLQAIMVFYLYAASATLTDDATPPAGGFGLGFSEQNATALIGAYGAMVYLCTFIGGWIGDRLLGPEKTLLGGALMVTIGHLTMSLIPSIGGLAIALLLIALGSGAVKTAAITVLGWAYQDKAVARDAGFHLFYSGIQVAAIAGPLLTGWLAFRYNYHVGFGAAAVLMLIGLTLYLVMHPRMYEGLSDDAVVGITQPTNQVSYRVALCWLAVLLFSFTLLIYLLWQEVVSFAGLATLFFAGTLCVAVGLYLTMYRSKATSISERRTMVAYIPLFFASCGFWTVAHQLYGVLAVYSQQRVQRVINGFEIPAAWTSALNPIFVIVLGVPFACVLTYLARKGVTVPTLTMMPLGVVIAGLGWLLFIPFAGGQANSTPYYILVLVIAIGSAGELFIGPIGMSATVAHAPAAFKTRFSALFFLTLAVGASLAGVFSQFYSAEQEVRYFLSVSGLAVAMGLMSWILYLALRRLK
- a CDS encoding SpaH/EbpB family LPXTG-anchored major pilin, whose product is MSVKKGLRSMYIKTSIGRRVVCSVGVAALLTSVAAIPATAQEPVPVADSIVAPAASNNGFGNIDSKRKGSITIHKHEHQQGDQVKPGNPETGEYQGDPKEGISGVEFTYYKLGLDLKKDNKDWDKLGEFNKSVPQDACTPDGLKKLKETFPSMDSQGKKVVTDQEGKAKVDDLDLDGYLICETNAPANVIDKAAPFIVTLPYPYASDGQEDSDKTTKWIYDVHVFPKNAKTRLNKTVEQQQNHGFGIGSEVHFPVTAEVPRIAEGRTFKHFYLVDPMDPRFKKDSLKVSSVTLDGKPLEEGDYTVTVKDHMVTVSFTRQGLEKLAKSAGKKVVAVFSGELEKLDAEKREYGRIQNRAYIYTDTQPKPDDDVPPEPPITPPTIPPTDPPNEDDIPPNVTPEVKTFWGNLVIKKIDAADKKTGLAGAKFKVYAAKNPYPNSSGECSKEYDPKDVVKKAGKTGEDLEVTTNDQGTAEFQGLFVSDDQNDPKSKGFRCYVLVETAAPAGFVTPQGENAAHAVAVEIGKTPENEYGATISNVKRDVPEIPLTGGRGVTLMLLAGGILMIIAIGAGVVVVRRARD